The Zerene cesonia ecotype Mississippi chromosome 19, Zerene_cesonia_1.1, whole genome shotgun sequence genome has a window encoding:
- the LOC119834495 gene encoding gamma-secretase subunit Aph-1, which produces MTLAEFFSCSLLAFGPPVAMFALTIAKDPVRIIIMTAAAFFWLLSFLLSSVVWYIVTPLRTYLAFGMVFAIIFQEGFRYCTYLLLRKTEAGLKEISENHEIGKHKLEMAYVSGLGFGFMSGAFALVNVLADSIGPGTLGLQSGTEFFFVTSAAMTLCMILLNTFWSVIFFNGLDEKNYKKILWVIGSHFFVSSLSLLNRKELYLATILPSYVVLLITAMLAFKCAGGYVGTLLHTFVNKP; this is translated from the exons ATGACTCTTGCAGAGTTTTTCAGCTGTTCCCTACTGGCTTTTGGTCCACCGGTAGCGATGTTCGCTTTAACGATAGCTAAAGATCCAGTGAGAATCATTATAATGACAGCAGCTGCATTCTTCTGGTTGTTATCATTTTTACTTTCATCTGTTGTTTGGTATATTGTTACACCGTTACGGACATATTTAGCATTTGGAATGGTATTTGCTATCATATTTCAG GAAGGTTTCCGGTATtgcacatatttattattgagaaAGACGGAAGCTGGTCTCAAAGAAATATCCGAAAACCATGAAATTGGCAAACATAAGTTAGAAATGGCTTACGTTTCTGGTCTTGGATTTGGCTTTATGAGTGGTGCTTTTGCACTTGTTAATGTACTGGCAGACTCG attggGCCAGGTACTCTAGGTCTTCAAAGCGGAACAGAATTCTTCTTCGTGACCAGTGCTGCCATGACACTATGTATGATCCTGCTAAACACATTTTGGAGTGTCATATTCTTCAATGGTTTGGACGAGAAAAACTACAAAAAGATTCTATGGGTGATCGGCTCACATTTCTTTGTTTCCAGTCTTAGTTTGTTAAACAGAAAAGAATTGTACTTGGCTACTATATTGCCCTCCTATGTAGTTCTCTTAATAACTGCAATGTTAGCGTTTAAATGTGCTGGTGGATATGTTGGTACCCTTCTACACACATTTGTTAATAAGCCTTAA